The DNA window GCAACATGATCAATCGGAATAAATTTTTCAAATGCACTAAGTTGATAATCAAAATCAATATCTATATCCCGCTCACTGTTATACTCTCTTACAAATATAGTTAACGCATTTCGTTCATGCTGATGAGCCATGCTTACAATATCATAATTACTGGCAGTAATAAAGTTTTCACTAAATTCACGATTAACATAAGAAAGAGAAATGTCAAAAAGGTTACCTTTATCCTTCGCCTGATTAAAAACTGTCCGGTATATTTCTCCGAATGGAAACTTCTGATGTCTATAATCTTCCATAAGATTTCCTTTAATTGCAAGCATCAGTTCCCTAAAACTTAGCTTTTCTTCCAACTGAACGCGTAAGGGAATCACATTTGCAAAAAGCCCCATAATTTGCTTGTTTTTTGCTTTACCACGATTCGAAATAGGAACGCCGATAACCAATTCATCCCGACTACATACTCTGCCAAAATAAATAGACAATACCGCCAAAATAAAATGAAAGGCCGTACAGCCATTGGCTTGGCTAAATGCGACCACTTGATCATACAAGCTCCTTTTTATACTAAAAGTAATCCTGTCACTTACCACCGAATTGCCATGATCATCCATATTCCGGTTGAAAAGCGGCTCCGGAATGGCTTGATATTTCTCTTGCCAAAATTCTTTATCCTTTAAAAACGCTGGAGAAGAAAGATATCTGTTATTTTCTTCAATAAATTCTGTATATGAATAAATGGTTTTATCTGGCTCTTTACTCCCGGTAGCTATTTGATTATATTTTTCAATAACTTGTTTATACAGCATGGAAACGCCAAATCCATCGATAATGATATGATGAAATTTTAAAAGCCAAAAATACGTTTGATCATCAGACTTAAGTAAAGCAAACTGAAATAAATTACCATCAAATTCAAATGGTTTCAAAAATTCCTGTTTGAGCCAATTAAGACAGGCTGTATCAGGTTCTTCTCTGCTCGAAAAATCATAAAACGGAACATCGTACTTCACTTCTGACAATATTTTCAGATAAGGTTCACTTGCTTTTTCAATTATTCTTATTCGCAAGGAATCATTATTCTTTATTAATGTATGAATGGCTTCACCAAAAATCTCCGGATCGATGATACCCTGAATAGCTATATACCCGCCTAAATTATAAATAGGTTTTCCCGAATACAAACACTGCTCCAGCCAAATATCCTTTTGATAAGAAGTTAATGGATATTCAGCATGCACAACCCCTGTTTTATGCATATTATATTTCCTCCTTAAATTCTTGTTTCGGATTCAACAAATATTCTACAGTCAGCACTTTATCAAACAAATTGAATACTTCCTCTGCATTGTAAAGATCTCTCGAAAAGGATATTTCCATACATAACTTGCCAGATATAGAAGAAGAAACTAATAAAATTGATTGTGATTTGAAACAAAAATAAATGGAATCCACTGTTTTCTCCATAACCGGATAGGATATCACGCCTAAATTGGAATAAGTTAAGGAAAAATCCCCCAGAATCGTTCGTTCAGGTATTGTTTTTTTGCACAAACTCAAACATTTGTTTTTAGCTTTCACATATGTGTAAGTGATAGCCATCGTGCTAGACAAACTAAAAGGAATTCCCCGTTTAAACCACTTAAATACGGTTTTTACCTGCTTTTCGATTTCTTTTCCCCGAAAGAACTGCACCGGAAGACTTGCAATCAAGTTTCCGGGCGTTTGTTTTGGCGAGTAAGGTACCAGTGATTGCAAATCCATTGGAATAGAAAGTAAAACACGGTTTTTCCTCTGATCATACTGCAAAAGTGCCCGGGCCAAAACTTCACACAGATATTCAGTTAACGTCAATTCTTTTAATTTGCACCGCCGCAGGATTTCTTGCGTATCTTCCGGTTGAATGGTATACGCCTTAGCAACATAATCGTTACTTGGACGCGGCTTTTTTCCGTAACTTAAATCCACAGTATCCCGCGTTGCATTTTTACCGGATTTCAAAATAAAATCAGTAAGAAAAACCGGCAGCCACAAAAAGGCACCCAGTTTATTCAGCATATGCAGACTCGTCTGCCAGATAGACTTCTTTCCCAGTTGCTCCTGATCGGCACTGTTTTCGCCCCTATAATATTGAAGCCATTTCTGAATCCAAAATACCAACCCCCGCCCATTTGCTAAAATATGATTCATACTAACAACTACCGTATTTTCATCTACAATTGATAAACAAAAGGGAAGCCGTTGATTGGTCGGATAATATTGGCTTAAAAGGGTCTCCCGGTCAATCATTTGAACAAGTTGTCCTTCTTCAAAATCAAGCCGCCCCTTCAGTTCCTCAGATGAAAACCGTCCCCAATAAAATCTACTGTGTCCAGGGCATTCCACAATTTTCGTCTGCAGTAACGGATTGTCAATAATAAGCTTTTTATAACTTGAAACCAACTGATCGTTATCAATTTTCTCTTTCAGAATCACTGTCGTTATCATACTGTTCGAAAAATTATATTCTTCTGTCCCGAGAAAATACACCCCCGCCAGTTGGACCAGTTCCATATTCCCACCCCATTATTATTTTAAAAGGTCTGCTAGCAATGAAACTTTTTCAGCAAACCCTAAAGTATGTACCGAAAAAAATAAAACGCCTAAGGCGTTAACTTTAATTATTTTAAACCCACAATTAACGAAGTGACACTTTTTAACCACAACAATTTAAATCCACGTTCCAGTATTTATACCCTCCTGCTCTAAAGAAGATTTTCTATAATCCAATATTAAATCATTAATAATCGAATTAACTAACTGTCTACGACAGGAATGTATATAAAAATGATCGCCAGGAAACATTTGTAATTTAAAGTTCTGTATAGTCTGCATCTTCCACAATTCCAAATCATGATAATACACTTCTGGATCTTTTATTCCCCCATAAGCGGAAATAGGGCAATTCAGCGGAGCAGCAGATGGATATACATATGTCTCATGAAGTGCAAAATCGGCTCTGAGCGTGGGCAATAACACCCTCATTAATTCATTGTTGTTTAATACAACTTCGGGAGTACCATGATATGCGCGCAATCTCTCTACAAATTCAACATCTGGCAACAAATGCATCGGAAACTTTCTTTTCGCTATTACAGGAGCGCAATAGCCCGATATAAATAAATGAACAGGATAAACTCCCCGCTTTTGAAGTCGTCTGGCCAGTTCAAAACTAATCAAAGCACCCAAACTATGCCCCCAAAAAGCAAAAGGAATATTAAATTCTGGCGATAAACCATTGACTAATGCATCAATTAACGGTTCCACTAATGTAAACGGTGGCTCAGTTATTCTTTTTTCTCTGCCGGGATATTGAATAGGACAGACATCTATTCCCGCCGGAAAAGAATCAATCCATTCACGAAAAACTGAAGCGCTACCGCCTGCATAAGGAAAACAAAAAAGACGCAATCGGCTTTTATAGCTCGGCCTTCGATATGGAATCCAGGCATTTAATGAACGTACTGTATTCATTCTGGTCGCCTCCTAGTTCGGTATTAAAGTAAAATTGCCTCAAGCTCTACCTTTCTTTTTTCTTCTAATAGGGAAATTTCTATTGTTATCCGGCGTTTTCGGCCCGAAACTTTCTTAATAATATTCTCTAATCCTACCAACGGCCCATCCACGATCTCCAGTTGATCATTCTGTTTCTTAACTGTACTCACGTCCACAATCCCTTCACTATCGATCAACCGCTCAATTAACTGCCTCTCTTCATTAAGAATCGGAACCAATGATCCAGCACTATACACTAACCAAGCAATATTTAAACTGCTTATTCGTAGCAATCGGTCAAATACTGTAATCTGCTCTTCAGAACAGACAACAAAAAAATACCCTTCAAACAAGGGTCGTATTAATTGAATAATCCGACCTTGTTTCCGCCAGCTTATTCTTCGCCGAGGAAAAATAAATTCTACATCCAAACACATTTTTCGTAAAATCTTTAATGCTACGTCCTCCTTACCAACAGAAGTACGCAATACATACCATCCGATAATATTCACCTCCATCACAGCATAAACAGACCATTAAGGACTAAAAAAAACATCCCCATTGCAGAAAAGCATAACGTTCTCCCAATATTTTTACGCGCCTCCGCAGTAAAAATTTGAGAGAATTTTTTAATCATCATTGCTGTTAAAACCTCTTTATATTTACTTTTTTATCAAATATTCCAAAACATTACCATAGCTATTGTCGAAAAAGCCCATTTACTTGATCATAAAGTCGATTTACCACTATCATCTTTAAACAGTTGATTCTGCAGTAAAATTTCAAAAAAATAATCCTCTTAGTAAAAAGACAATAAGTTACTAACCATTGCCCTCTCCCAAGAGGATTACGACTTGAACAATACTATTTTATTTTTATATACAATATTGCTTTTGAAATTCCCGCACGTGCTCCACGGTCATCAATGCTGTTTCTTTGGTATTTGCTAACTTCACCAGATAAGTTTTATTGCCCCATGGAAAAATTTCCAGCACCATACTTGGATTAATAATGAAACCCTTGTGACAACGAAAGAATTGATAATGTTCCAATCGTTTCTCCAAACTCTGAAGCGGCTCATTCGTTTGTATCACACTGCCTCCCACAACATAAATTATGGTTTTACGCTCGCTGCGTGTCACAAAAATAATATCTGAAATATTTACAAATATACTTTTTTCATTGGACAAAACTTTTAGTTTAGAATGTTCACCCTGTAACAATGATTTTGCCCGTTTCAAAAGTCCCGTCTGAATCCTCTCTCTTGTAAAAATCTTAATTTGA is part of the Pelorhabdus rhamnosifermentans genome and encodes:
- a CDS encoding thioesterase II family protein, whose translation is MNTVRSLNAWIPYRRPSYKSRLRLFCFPYAGGSASVFREWIDSFPAGIDVCPIQYPGREKRITEPPFTLVEPLIDALVNGLSPEFNIPFAFWGHSLGALISFELARRLQKRGVYPVHLFISGYCAPVIAKRKFPMHLLPDVEFVERLRAYHGTPEVVLNNNELMRVLLPTLRADFALHETYVYPSAAPLNCPISAYGGIKDPEVYYHDLELWKMQTIQNFKLQMFPGDHFYIHSCRRQLVNSIINDLILDYRKSSLEQEGINTGTWI
- a CDS encoding LytR/AlgR family response regulator transcription factor — encoded protein: MLKVIIADDNFFMRQVLKDVLVEIPEVDIISEAEDGQQVVQLVEELDPEVVFLDIDMPGKNGIKVAKEILDINSKIFIIFVTGYSCYTHEAFEVYAFDYLVKPVDKGRVRRTINQIKIFTRERIQTGLLKRAKSLLQGEHSKLKVLSNEKSIFVNISDIIFVTRSERKTIIYVVGGSVIQTNEPLQSLEKRLEHYQFFRCHKGFIINPSMVLEIFPWGNKTYLVKLANTKETALMTVEHVREFQKQYCI
- a CDS encoding transcription termination/antitermination NusG family protein, which encodes MEVNIIGWYVLRTSVGKEDVALKILRKMCLDVEFIFPRRRISWRKQGRIIQLIRPLFEGYFFVVCSEEQITVFDRLLRISSLNIAWLVYSAGSLVPILNEERQLIERLIDSEGIVDVSTVKKQNDQLEIVDGPLVGLENIIKKVSGRKRRITIEISLLEEKRKVELEAILL